In one Dreissena polymorpha isolate Duluth1 chromosome 7, UMN_Dpol_1.0, whole genome shotgun sequence genomic region, the following are encoded:
- the LOC127838290 gene encoding uncharacterized protein LOC127838290, with amino-acid sequence MPPFTYSTLAQSPFNYSTLAQSTFTYLSLARSTFIYSTLAQSPLTYSTLAQSTFTYSTMTQSPFTYSTLAQSPLTYSSLAQSPFTLPTLAQSTFTYSTMAQSPFTYSTMAQSPFTYSTLAQYPFTFSTLAQSPFTYSTLAQSTFTDSTLAQSTFPYSTLAQFLFTYSTLAQSPLTYSTLAQSPFSYSTLAQSPFTDSTLTQSLFTYLTLAQSQFTYSTLAQSPFPSSNLAQSPFTNLTLAQSLFTYSTLAQSPLTYWTLAQSPFTYSTLAKSPSLTRRWLNPRSRT; translated from the coding sequence ATGCCCCCGTTCACTTACTCGACCCTGGCTCAATCCCCGTTCAATTACTCGACCCTGGCTCAATCTACGTTCACTTACTTGAGCCTGGCTCGATCCACGTTCATTTACTCGACTCTGGCTCAATCCCCACTCACATACTCGACCCTGGCTCAATCCACGTTCACTTACTCGACCATGACTCAATCCCCGTTCACTTACTCGACCCTGGCTCAATCCCCGTTAACTTACTCGTCACTGGCTCAATCCCCGTTCACTCTCCCGACCCTGGCTCAATCCACGTTCACTTACTCGACCATGGCTCAATCCCCGTTCACTTACTCGACCATGGCTCAATCCCCGTTCACTTACTCGACCCTGGCTCAATACCCGTTTACTTTCTCGACCCTGGCTCAATCCCCGTTCACTTACTCGACCCTGGCTCAATCCACGTTCACTGACTCGACCCTGGCTCAATCAACGTTTCCTTACTCGACCCTGGCTCAATTCCTGTTCACTTACTCGACCCTGGCTCAATCTCCGTTAACTTACTCGACCCTGGCTCAATCCCCGTTCTCTTACTCGACCCTGGCTCAATCCCCGTTCACTGACTCGACCCTGACTCAATCCCTGTTCACTTACTTGACCTTGGCTCAATCCCAGTTCACTTACTCTACCCTGGCTCAATCCCCGTTCCCTTCCTCGAACCTGGCACAATCCCCGTTCACTAACTTGACCCTGGCTCAATCCCTTTTCACTTACTCGACCCTGGCTCAATCCCCGCTCACTTACTGGACCCTGGCTCAATCCCCGTTCACTTACTCGACCCTGGCTAAATCCCCTTCACTTACTCGACGCTGGCTCAATCCCCGTTCACGAACTTGA